A window of the Isosphaera pallida ATCC 43644 genome harbors these coding sequences:
- a CDS encoding restriction endonuclease, translated as MPVPDFQSIMLPLLEALQNGEEVAVRDLTALLADRFMLTPEDRQQMLPSGEQTVFNNRVGWAKTHLKNAGLIDNPTRGRVRITEVGMKVLAEKPATVNCRFLKRFPTYLKFTGQGAGKGGAEVGPNETTPETSQTPQELLDASYHALRKATLEELLIRLKACSSGHFEKVVVRLLLAMGYGGVAGDGTVTGKSGDGGIDGMIKEDKLGLDVVCLQAKRWEGTVGRPIIQGFVGSMDYIRAKKGVIITTSQFSRDAQEFVDRIEGKKVVLIDGPTLADLMIEHNVGVTTTRRYELKDVSNDFFDEDEG; from the coding sequence ATGCCCGTTCCCGACTTCCAGTCGATCATGTTGCCGCTCCTTGAAGCCTTGCAGAACGGCGAAGAGGTGGCCGTTCGGGATTTGACTGCTCTGCTGGCAGATCGGTTCATGCTCACGCCCGAGGATCGCCAGCAGATGCTGCCGAGCGGCGAGCAGACCGTTTTCAACAACCGCGTCGGTTGGGCCAAGACGCATCTCAAGAACGCCGGGCTGATCGACAACCCGACTCGCGGCCGGGTTCGGATCACGGAAGTCGGGATGAAGGTGCTGGCCGAGAAGCCGGCGACGGTGAACTGCCGTTTCCTCAAGCGGTTCCCCACTTACCTCAAGTTCACCGGACAGGGCGCGGGTAAGGGCGGTGCCGAGGTGGGGCCAAACGAGACGACCCCCGAGACCAGCCAGACACCCCAGGAACTCCTCGACGCCTCGTATCACGCTTTGCGCAAAGCGACACTCGAAGAACTGCTGATTCGATTGAAGGCGTGCTCGTCGGGCCACTTCGAGAAGGTGGTCGTTCGGTTGCTCCTTGCGATGGGCTATGGTGGAGTCGCGGGCGATGGCACCGTGACCGGTAAGAGCGGGGATGGTGGTATCGACGGCATGATCAAGGAGGACAAGTTGGGCTTGGACGTGGTCTGCCTGCAAGCAAAGCGCTGGGAGGGCACGGTTGGACGTCCGATCATCCAGGGCTTCGTTGGGAGTATGGACTACATCCGGGCGAAGAAGGGTGTGATCATCACCACATCGCAGTTCTCTCGGGACGCCCAAGAGTTTGTGGATCGGATCGAAGGCAAGAAGGTGGTCTTAATCGACGGGCCAACGCTCGCGGATTTGATGATCGAGCATAACGTCGGCGTGACCACGACCAGGCGATACGAACTCAAGGACGTGTCCAACGACTTTTTTGATGAAGACGAAGGCTGA